A single Botrytis cinerea B05.10 chromosome 1, complete sequence DNA region contains:
- the Bcscw11 gene encoding Bcscw11 — MKAGVLAVAAAIAGGVNARDLGRRHGHQDFHERGLLATPSESCGCTTVWSTVTGEPQLYFPPAPTAASSSAVAPPPSSATSLEGVSSVPVASAPGSSAPAPSAPAPSAPAASVPGSSAPAPSAPAASVPGSSAPAPSAPAASVPGSSAPASSAPATSQGVSTVPTSPASTAPAVVPTPLATTCPTPGVYTIPATTVTLTESTTVCGATSTGLPSAGTYTVGGVTTVVTTATTVVCPYAAVSTSEGVVTSTILTTTYVCPSAGTYTINPLTTTVTEPAVWVYPTPASYAPGTYTQPEVVTTITETNVVIFCPYSSSATTIVDATLPASTPAQATSAPAPVTTSVVVPVATPSTSSVYVAPSSSAVYVAPSSSAVSVVPSSSVVPSSSVVASSVASSVASPSASSTSTSSAGNGGSVGSSGSQWAMTYSPYQDSGACKTAAEVSVDIALIASKGFTAVRIYSTDCSGLENVGNAAKIAGIKMIVGIFISETGCSGAASQVTELIAWGQWSLVELIVVGNEAIFGGHTTASELAGFISSSRSSFASAGYTGQITTTEPLNIWQENTSVLCGAVDITGANLHPFFNAEVTAENAGKFALSQLELADAICPGLTAINLECGWPSAGTCNGLACPGEQEQKTAVASIISSCGGRAAIFSYTNDLWKQPGGFGCEQSWGSIHLF, encoded by the exons ATGAAGGCCGGAGTTCTCGCAGTCGCGGCTGCTATTGCAGGTGGTGTTAATGCCAGAGACCTTGGAAGGAGACATGGTCATCAAGATTTCCATGAGAGAGGATTATTAGCAACCCCATCGGAGTCTTGTGGTTGCACCACTGTTTGGTCTACCGTCACTGGTGAACCTCAAT TATACTTTCCACCAGCTCCAACCGCTGCTTCTAGTTCAGCCGtagcaccaccaccatcgtCAGCAACATCTCTTGAAGGCGTTTCATCTGTCCCAGTAGCTTCTGCTCCAGGCTCATCCGCACCAGCACCATCCGCACCAGCACCATCTGCTCCAGCAGCTTCTGTTCCAGGATCATCTGCTCCAGCACCATCTGCTCCAGCAGCTTCTGTTCCAGGATCATCTGCTCCAGCACCATCTGCTCCAGCAGCTTCTGTTCCAGGATCATCTGCTCCAGCATCGTCAGCTCCAGCCACTTCCCAGGGGGTCTCAACTGTTCCTACTTCTCCAGCTTCAACTGCCCCAGCCGTTGTCCCCACTCCTTTGGCAACCACGTGCCCAACTCCAGGTGTCTACACCATCCCAGCCACAACTGTGACTTTGACTGAGTCCACCACTGTCTGTGGTGCTACGTCAACTGGTCTTCCATCTGCAGGAACTTACACCGTTGGAGGTGTCACCACTGTCGTAACCACCGCCACAACAGTTGTATGCCCATACGCTGCTGTCTCAACTTCAGAAGGTGTTGTTACAAGCACCATCTTGACCACCACCTATGTATGCCCATCCGCAGGAACATACACCATCAACCCATTAACCACCACCGTTACTGAGCCCGCCGTTTGGGTTTACCCAACCCCTGCTTCCTATGCTCCAGGAACATACACACAACCTGAAGTTGTCACCACCATTACCGAAACCAATGTGGTTATCTTCTGCCCTTACTCTTCATCCGCTACCACGATTGTTGATGCAACATTACCAGCTAGCACACCTGCCCAGGCCACTTCTGCTCCAGCCCCAGTTACAACTTCTGTCGTAGTCCCAGTCGCAACACCAAGCACTAGCTCAGTTTATGTTGCTCCATCCTCAAGCGCTGTCTATGTTGCTCCATCCTCAAGCGCTGTATCCGTTGTCCCATCTTCTTCCGTCGTCCCATCATCTTCCGTAGTTGCATCTTCCGTTGCATCTTCCGTTGCATCTCCATCTGCctcctccacttccacttcctctGCCGGAAATGGAGGTAGTGTAGGAAGCTCTGGAAGCCAATGGGCCATGACTTATTCCCCATACCAAGATTCTGGAGCTTGCAAGACCGCTGCAGAAGTTTCCGTTGATATCGCACTCATTGCCTCCAAGGGTTTCACTGCCGTCCGTATCTACAGTACCGATTGCTCCGGACTCGAGAACGTCGGTAACGCTGCCAAGATTGCTGGTATCAAGATGATCGTCGGTATCTTCATTAGTGAGACCGGATGTTCCGGAGCAGCCAGTCAAGTCACCGAACTTATTGCATGGGGACAATGGTCTCTCGTTGAGCTCATCGTTGTTGGTAACGAGGCCATCTTTGGTGGACACACTACCGCCTCTGAACTCGCCGGATTCATCAGCTCCTCCCGATCATCCTTCGCAAGTGCCGGATACACTGGTCAAATCACCACCACTGAGCCTCTCAACATCTGGCAAGAAAACACCAGTGTTCTCTGTGGCGCCGTCGACATCACTGGTGCTAACCTTCACCCATTCTTCAACGCTGAAGTCACTGCCGAAAATGCTGGTAAATTCGCCCTCTCCCAACTCGAGCTCGCCGATGCTATCTGCCCTGGTCTTACTGCCATCAACCTCGAGTGCGGATGGCCTTCTGCTGGTACCTGTAACGGACTTGCTTGCCCAGGTGAGCAAGAGCAAAAGACTGCCGTTGCTAGTATCATCTCGTCGTGTGGTGGACGTGCCGCTATCTTCTCCTACACCAACGACCTCTGGAAACAACCAGGTGGATTCGGCTGTGAGCAAAGTTGGGgttccatccatcttttctAG
- the Bcsod3 gene encoding Bcsod3: MFRSRFPRIGRSVQKNFIRSISQHIPPLKHDFSNGIPEFIGPQAFELAWTSYQKLMVDKLSDAIAGVPHLDGKQPKDIALLCARDPDQAATFNYASMAFNNNFFFNCLQPNPASEPVMSEKLRAAIESSFSSVDGLKKEFVITASKMFGPGFVWLMKDRHDRLSLMTTYLAGSPFPGAHHRRQPKDMNTESESVTDYYRQKLAAPPVNTVGAHGHLSKERKPPGGIEATPILCVNTWEHVWIADYGMGTDDVGGKKVYVENWWNVIDWNVVADLAALSGNSASKLERN; encoded by the exons ATGTTTCGCTCGCGCTTCCCCAGGATAGGGCGCTCTGTGCAGAAGAACTTCATCAGGAGTATTTCTCAGCATATACCGCCATTGAAGCATGATTTCTCAAATGGCATTCCTGAGTTCATTGGACCTCAAGCTTTCGAGCTGGCATGGACTTCATATCAAAAGCTCATGGTGGACAAATTGAGTGACGCAATAGCTG GTGTTCCCCATCTCGATGGAAAACAACCCAAAGATATCGCTCTTTTGTGTGCGCGAGATCCGGACCAGGCGGCAACTTTCAACTATGCTTCCATGGCATTCAATAAcaacttctttttcaacTGCCTCCAACCCAATCCAGCTAGCGAACCCGTCATGTCAGAGAAACTCCGAGCCGCCATCGAGAGCTCTTTTTCTTCGGTCGATGGGCTCAAAAAGGAATTCGTCATCACAGCTAGTAAAATGTTTGGACCTGGATTCGTGTGGTTAATGAAGGATAGACACGACCGACTTTCCTTAATGACTACATATTTAGCGGGCTCACCATTTCCTGGTGCACATCATAGACGACAACCTAAGGATATGAATACCGAAAGTGAAAGTGTGACGGACTATTACAGACAGAAGTTGGCGGCACCACCTGTAAACACAGTGGGAGCACATGGACATTTGAGCAAAGAGAGAAAACCACCGGGAGGAATTGAAGCCACACCCATTCTTTGCGTCAATACATGGGAACACGTATGGATTGCCGATTATGGCATGGGAACTGATGATgtaggaggaaagaaagtttATGTGGAAAATTGGTGGAATGTCATTGATTGGAATGTCGTGGCGGATCTTGCAGCTTTGTCTGGCAACTCAGCTTCAAAGCTTGAGAGGAATTAG
- the Bcshr3 gene encoding Bcshr3 — translation MDTSKVSIFKTYDKPRGQGGASSFATFMIIGPVCFFLGILFSSFPYDYPLLWTTESTPDAYYNFIEEHLKFMHASPPIIPRILHIVVSVGFIGLFIKLFKPSEANLLFDGASLVLYVVGVVVYITNIVKGMRIVTLGLYGEAGAPEGEAGVGREDSLRVLAASNTILALVLVGVLVLQAGQWYAERKDQDEAEKFEKEEQEKKESEKKQRSGSGHVTRSVSKKRQ, via the exons ATGGATACTTCGAAAGTCTCAATCTTCAAGACGTACGATAAACCTCGAGGTCAAGGAGGCGCGAGTTCATTCGCGACCTTCATGATCATCGGTC CTGTATGCTTCTTCCTCGgaatcctcttctcctcgtTCCCTTACGATTATCCTCTTCTCTGGACCACTGAAAGTACTCCTGATGCCTACTACAACTTCATCGAAGAGCATTTGAAATTCATGCATGCTTCTCCACCCATCATTCCACGTATCCTCCACATTGTCGTCTCAGTTGGATTCATCGGACTTTTCATTAAGCTCTTCAAGCCTTCGGAGGCCAACCTTCTATTCGATGGCGCATCACTCGTTCTCTATGTCGTGGGCGTCGTGGTTTACATTACCAATATTGTCAAAGGCATGCGCATTGTAACACTCGGACTATATGGCGAGGCTGGTGCGCCAGAAGGAGAAGCAGGTGTAGGGAGAGAAGATAGCTTAAGGGTTTTGGCGGCCAGTAACACGATTTTAGCTTTGGTTTTGGTGGGCGTGTTGGTTTTGCAGGCGGGTCAATGGTATGCGGAGCGTAAGGATCAAGACGAGGCGGAgaagtttgagaaggaagagcaggagaagaaggaatcgGAGAAGAAGCAGAGGAGTGGAAGCGGTCATGTAACGAGATCGGTTTCGAAGAAGAGACAGTGA